From Enoplosus armatus isolate fEnoArm2 chromosome 8 unlocalized genomic scaffold, fEnoArm2.hap1 SUPER_8_unloc_1, whole genome shotgun sequence, the proteins below share one genomic window:
- the LOC139307113 gene encoding sodium- and chloride-dependent creatine transporter 1-like isoform X1 has protein sequence MEKQALPASSCSLVLLEETKKNPLLLSNGGGGYATAAANGSLVPAVGPGGGVVGGACAGPDKKAVGVVMGAGPGYVERETWTRQMDFIMSCVGFAVGLGNVWRFPYLCYKNGGGVFLIPYLLIVFVGGIPIFFLEIALGQFMKAGSINVWNIAPLFKGLGYASMVIVFFCNTYYIMVLAWGFYYLIKSFNATLPWSTCDNEWNTPSCIEIFRHQDCNNGSLANTTIGGNMTCAELANARSPIIEFWENKVLNISSGLGDTGEFNWELMLCLMAVWVMVYFCVWKGVKSTGKIVYFTATFPYVVLIILLVRGVTLPGAYDGIMYYIKPDWSKLEEAQVWIDAGTQIFFSYAIGLGALTALGSYNRFNNDCYKDAFVLALINSGTSFFAGFVVFSILGFMAAEQGVDISQVAESGPGLAFIAYPMAVSLMPVAPLWAALFFFMLLLLGLDSQFVGVEGFVTGILDLFPGKHHHRYKREIAVAICCLLCFIIDLSMVTQGGMYVFQLFDYYSASGMTLLWQAFWECIVVAWVYGADRFMDDVARMIGYRPLPWMKWCWSFITPCVCMGIFLFHLVNYKPLTYNNVYVYPWWGEVIGWCLALSSMLCIPVSLLYKLFRAKGTFKERWAHLTTPVWGVHHMEYMAPDIKSLTSMSPGTDDNKVIIFESVM, from the exons ATGGAGAAGCAGGCCCTGCCAGCCTCGTCCTGCTCTCTGGTGCTCCTGGAGGAGACCAAGAAGaaccccctcctcctgtctAACGGCGGCGGTGGTTACGCCACCGCGGCTGCTAACGGCAGCCTCGTCCCAGCGGTGGGGCCCGGCGGTGGCGTGGTGGGCGGTGCTTGTGCCGGACCGGACAAGAAAGCGGTGGGTGTGGTGATGGGGGCGGGGCCAGGATACGTGGAGCGGGAGACGTGGACGCGGCAGATGGACTTCATCATGTCCTGCGTGGGCTTCGCTGTCGGACTCGGCAACGTGTGGAGGTTCCCCTACCTGTGCTACAAGAACGGAGGAG GCGTCTTCCTCATCCCCTACCTGCTGATCGTCTTCGTCGGAGGAATCCCGATCTTCTTCCTGGAGATCGCTCTCGGACAGTTCATGAAGGCCGGCAGCATCAACGTCTGGAACATCGCTCCGCTGTTTAAAG gtcTGGGTTATGCCTCCATGgtgattgtgtttttctgtaacaCCTACTACATCATGGTGTTGGCCTGGGGCTTCTACTATCTAATCAAGTCCTTTAACGCCACCCTCCCCTGGTCCACCTGTGACAACGAATGGAACACGCCCAGCTGCATCGAGATCTTCCGTCACCAGGACTGCAACAACGGCAGCCTCGCTAACACCACCATCGGCGGCAACATGACCTGCGCCGAGCTGGCTAACGCACGATCGCCCATCATCGAGTTCTGGGA GAACAAGGTGCTGAACATCTCCTCTGGTCTGGGTGACACCGGAGAGTTTAACTGGGAGCTCATGTTGTGTCTGATGGCCGTCTGGGTGATGGTTTACTTCTGCGTCTGGAAGGGAGTCAAGTCCACTGGAAAA attgtGTACTTCACGGCGACCTTCCCCTATGTGGTCCTCATCATCCTGCTGGTCAGAGGAGTCACACTTCCTGGAGCATACGACGGCATCATGTACTACATCAAACCTGATTGGTCCAAACTGGAGGAGGCTCAG GTGTGGATCGATGCCGGCACACAGATCTTCTTCTCCTACGCCATCGGGCTGGGAGCTCTGACCGCTCTCGGCAGCTACAACCGCTTCAACAACGACTGTTACAa agATGCCTTTGTCTTGGCTCTAATAAACAGTGGAACCAGTTTCTTTGCTGGTTTCGTTGTGTTTTCTATTCTGGGCTTCATGGCTGCCGAGCAGGGAGTCGACATCTCACAGGTCGCTGAGTCag GTCCAGGTCTGGCCTTCATTGCGTATCCGATGGCGGTTAGTCTGATGCCGGTGGCTCCTCTCTGGGCggcactcttcttcttcatgttgctgctgctgggactCGACAGTCAG tttGTCGGCGTGGAGGGTTTTGTAACTGGAATTCTGGATCTGTTTCCTGGAAAGCACCACCATCGCTACAAAAGGGAGATTGCTGTGGCGATATGCTGTTTACTGTGCTTCATTATTGACCTCTCCATGGTGACGCAG ggagGGATGTACGTCTTCCAATTGTTTGACTACTATTCGGCCAGTGGAATGACTCTGTTGTGGCAGGCATTCTGGGAATGCATAGTAGTTGCCTGGGTCTACG GTGCTGACCGCTTCATGGATGATGTAGCTCGTATGATTGGCTACCGGCCGCTGCCCTGGATGAAGTGGTGCTGGTCCTTTATAACTCCATGTGTTTGCATG gGCATCTTTCTGTTCCACCTGGTGAACTACAAGCCGCTGACCTACAACAATGTGTACGTGTACCCGTGGTGGGGCGAGGTGATTGGCTGGTGTCTGGCTCTGTCCTCCATGCTCTGCATCCCCGTCAGCCTTCTCTACAAACTCTTCCGAGCCAAGGGAACCTTCAAAGAG cgCTGGGCTCACCTGACCACTCCGGTGTGGGGGGTCCATCACATGGAGTACATGGCCCCCGACATCAAGTCCCTGACCTCGATGTCCCCCGGCACTGACGACAACAAAGTCATCATCTTTGAGAGTGTCATGTAG
- the LOC139307114 gene encoding UDP-galactose translocator-like — translation MAGGNHSQAAEEKAASRSQSEVNKRLKYISLAVLVVQNASLILSIRYVRTLPGDRFFTTSAVVMAEVLKVLTCLLIILMQKRCNVKETAFFLVDSIVFQYKDTLKLAVPSLIYTLQNNLQYVAISNLPAATFQVTYQLKILTTALFSVLMLRKSLSRVQWVSLLLLFGGVAIVQVQQEGKKEASVSDSSNQNYTVGLVAVVISCLSSGFAGVYFEKILKGSSASVWVRNVQLGIFGTALGMLGLWWNDGTAIAERGFLFGYTDMVWCVIFNQAFGGLLVAVVVKYADNILKGFATSFSIIVSTVMSIYLFGFHVDLLFTAGAGLVIGAVYMYSLPKAAGGSSSPSSSSSSSASSASPRPNGGAEMEAFLPKSLQEGMNTCF, via the exons ATGGCCGGAGGGAACCACAGCCAGGCGGCGGAGGAGAAGGCAGCGAGCCGGAGTCAAAGTGAAG tgaACAAGAGGTTGAAGTACATCAGTCTGGCCGTGCTGGTGGTCCAGAATGCATCGCTCATCCTCAGCATCCGATACGTCCGCACGTTGCCAGGCGACCGCTTCTTCACGACGTCGGCCGTCGTCATGGCGGAGGTCCTGAAGGTCCTGACGTGTCTGCTCATCATCCTGATGCAGAAGAGATGTAA tGTGAAGGAGACGGCGTTCTTCCTCGTCGACTCCATCGTGTTTCAGTACAAAGACACTCTGAAACTGGCCGTCCCTTCGCTCATCTACACTCTGCAGAACAACCTGCAGTACGTCGCCATCTCCAACCTGCCGGCCGCCACGTTtcag GTGACCTACCAGCTGAAGATCCTCACCACGGCTCTGTTCAGCGTGCTGATGTTGAGGAAGTCTCTGTCCAGAGTTCAGTgggtttctctgctgctgctgttcggCGGCGTCGCCATCGTACAG GTGCAgcaggaggggaagaaggaggcGTCCGTGTCGGACAGCTCCAATCAGAACTACACTGTCGGGTTGGTTGCCGTGGTGATCAGCTGCCTGTCGTCGGGATTCGCCGGCGTTTACTTTGAGAAGATCCTGAAGGGGAGCTCCGCGTCCGTGTGGGTGAGGAACGTGCAGCTGGGGATCTTCGGCACGGCGCTCGGCATGCTGGGACTGTGGTGGAACGACGGCACCGCCATCGCCGAGCGCGGCTTCCTGTTCGGCTACACCGACATGGTGTGGTGCGTCATCTTCAACCAGGCGTTCGGCGGGCTGCTGGTGGCCGTGGTGGTGAAGTACGCCGACAACATCCTGAAGGGCTTCgccacctccttctccatcatCGTCTCCACGGTGATGTCCATCTACCTGTTCGGCTTCCACGTGGACCTGCTCTTCACGGCGGGGGCGGGGCTCGTCATCGGCGCCGTCTACATGTACAGCCTCCCCAAAGCGGCCGGCGGCTCCTCGTCCCCGagctcctcctcgtcttcctcggCGTCTTCAGCGTCGCCGAGGCCGAACGGAGGCGCAGAGATGGAGGCGTTTCTGCCAAA ATCGCTGCAGGAGGGGATGAATACCTGTTTCTAA
- the LOC139307113 gene encoding sodium- and chloride-dependent creatine transporter 1-like isoform X2, which produces MDFIMSCVGFAVGLGNVWRFPYLCYKNGGGVFLIPYLLIVFVGGIPIFFLEIALGQFMKAGSINVWNIAPLFKGLGYASMVIVFFCNTYYIMVLAWGFYYLIKSFNATLPWSTCDNEWNTPSCIEIFRHQDCNNGSLANTTIGGNMTCAELANARSPIIEFWENKVLNISSGLGDTGEFNWELMLCLMAVWVMVYFCVWKGVKSTGKIVYFTATFPYVVLIILLVRGVTLPGAYDGIMYYIKPDWSKLEEAQVWIDAGTQIFFSYAIGLGALTALGSYNRFNNDCYNGTSFFAGFVVFSILGFMAAEQGVDISQVAESGPGLAFIAYPMAVSLMPVAPLWAALFFFMLLLLGLDSQFVGVEGFVTGILDLFPGKHHHRYKREIAVAICCLLCFIIDLSMVTQGGMYVFQLFDYYSASGMTLLWQAFWECIVVAWVYGADRFMDDVARMIGYRPLPWMKWCWSFITPCVCMGIFLFHLVNYKPLTYNNVYVYPWWGEVIGWCLALSSMLCIPVSLLYKLFRAKGTFKERWAHLTTPVWGVHHMEYMAPDIKSLTSMSPGTDDNKVIIFESVM; this is translated from the exons ATGGACTTCATCATGTCCTGCGTGGGCTTCGCTGTCGGACTCGGCAACGTGTGGAGGTTCCCCTACCTGTGCTACAAGAACGGAGGAG GCGTCTTCCTCATCCCCTACCTGCTGATCGTCTTCGTCGGAGGAATCCCGATCTTCTTCCTGGAGATCGCTCTCGGACAGTTCATGAAGGCCGGCAGCATCAACGTCTGGAACATCGCTCCGCTGTTTAAAG gtcTGGGTTATGCCTCCATGgtgattgtgtttttctgtaacaCCTACTACATCATGGTGTTGGCCTGGGGCTTCTACTATCTAATCAAGTCCTTTAACGCCACCCTCCCCTGGTCCACCTGTGACAACGAATGGAACACGCCCAGCTGCATCGAGATCTTCCGTCACCAGGACTGCAACAACGGCAGCCTCGCTAACACCACCATCGGCGGCAACATGACCTGCGCCGAGCTGGCTAACGCACGATCGCCCATCATCGAGTTCTGGGA GAACAAGGTGCTGAACATCTCCTCTGGTCTGGGTGACACCGGAGAGTTTAACTGGGAGCTCATGTTGTGTCTGATGGCCGTCTGGGTGATGGTTTACTTCTGCGTCTGGAAGGGAGTCAAGTCCACTGGAAAA attgtGTACTTCACGGCGACCTTCCCCTATGTGGTCCTCATCATCCTGCTGGTCAGAGGAGTCACACTTCCTGGAGCATACGACGGCATCATGTACTACATCAAACCTGATTGGTCCAAACTGGAGGAGGCTCAG GTGTGGATCGATGCCGGCACACAGATCTTCTTCTCCTACGCCATCGGGCTGGGAGCTCTGACCGCTCTCGGCAGCTACAACCGCTTCAACAACGACTGTTACAa TGGAACCAGTTTCTTTGCTGGTTTCGTTGTGTTTTCTATTCTGGGCTTCATGGCTGCCGAGCAGGGAGTCGACATCTCACAGGTCGCTGAGTCag GTCCAGGTCTGGCCTTCATTGCGTATCCGATGGCGGTTAGTCTGATGCCGGTGGCTCCTCTCTGGGCggcactcttcttcttcatgttgctgctgctgggactCGACAGTCAG tttGTCGGCGTGGAGGGTTTTGTAACTGGAATTCTGGATCTGTTTCCTGGAAAGCACCACCATCGCTACAAAAGGGAGATTGCTGTGGCGATATGCTGTTTACTGTGCTTCATTATTGACCTCTCCATGGTGACGCAG ggagGGATGTACGTCTTCCAATTGTTTGACTACTATTCGGCCAGTGGAATGACTCTGTTGTGGCAGGCATTCTGGGAATGCATAGTAGTTGCCTGGGTCTACG GTGCTGACCGCTTCATGGATGATGTAGCTCGTATGATTGGCTACCGGCCGCTGCCCTGGATGAAGTGGTGCTGGTCCTTTATAACTCCATGTGTTTGCATG gGCATCTTTCTGTTCCACCTGGTGAACTACAAGCCGCTGACCTACAACAATGTGTACGTGTACCCGTGGTGGGGCGAGGTGATTGGCTGGTGTCTGGCTCTGTCCTCCATGCTCTGCATCCCCGTCAGCCTTCTCTACAAACTCTTCCGAGCCAAGGGAACCTTCAAAGAG cgCTGGGCTCACCTGACCACTCCGGTGTGGGGGGTCCATCACATGGAGTACATGGCCCCCGACATCAAGTCCCTGACCTCGATGTCCCCCGGCACTGACGACAACAAAGTCATCATCTTTGAGAGTGTCATGTAG